A single window of Ischnura elegans chromosome 8, ioIscEleg1.1, whole genome shotgun sequence DNA harbors:
- the LOC124164192 gene encoding protein ANTAGONIST OF LIKE HETEROCHROMATIN PROTEIN 1-like: MPIPTISDFETVARRFEEVWKFPNCIDAIDGKHCKIKCPALSGSMYFNYKKIFSIVLQRVADDHYKFLFVDVGGFGKQSDGGTFKASDLGKLLERKELNVPGEKCLPRSDVKVPHVFIADEAYPLREYLMKPFSQITVGEAEDVYNTRLSSARKTIECEFGILYAKWRILSGCIETSPESADQQIKAAYILRNIIIDIDGWSPSVSDIPPVPAEANLQPLGRSRNSASNRAKEVRNCFKAYFVNNV, encoded by the coding sequence ATGCCCATTCCgacaatttcagattttgaaactgTGGCTAGGAGGTTTGAAGAAGTTTGGAAATTTCCAAACTGCATTGATGCCATCGATGGGAAACACTGCAAAATTAAATGTCCAGCGCTTTCTGGGTCCATgtacttcaattacaaaaaaatattttcgatcgtTCTGCAACGAGTGGCAGATGACCACTACAAATTTCTATTTGTTGATGTAGGTGGTTTTGGCAAGCAAAGTGATGGGGGCACTTTCAAAGCATCGGATTTGGGCAAGTTGTTGGAACGGAAGGAACTAAACGTTCCAGGTGAAAAATGTTTGCCCCGAAGTGATGTTAAGGTGCCCCATGTTTTTATTGCGGATGAGGCGTATCCTTTGCGGGAATATTTGATGAAGCCGTTCTCACAAATAACAGTTGGTGAAGCTGAGGATGTGTACAACACCCGGCTGTCTAGTGCCAGAAAGACAATTGAATGTGAGTTTGGCATTTTATATGCTAAATGGCGGATTTTAAGTGGGTGTATTGAAACATCCCCGGAAAGTGCAGACCAACAAATAAAGGCTGCGTACATTCTTCGCAATATCATAATTGATATAGATGGCTGGAGTCCAAGTGTGTCCGACATCCCGCCTGTTCCTGCCGAAGCCAATCTACAACCTTTGGGGAGATCCAGAAATTCCGCTTCAAACCGTGCGAAAGAAGTCAGAAATTGCTTTAAGGCATACTTTGTgaataatgtataa